The Polyodon spathula isolate WHYD16114869_AA unplaced genomic scaffold, ASM1765450v1 scaffolds_3292, whole genome shotgun sequence sequence CCAATCAAGAGGTAAGTCAGCGAACGAGAGGAGTTCTCTCTGGGACTGctcttgtttttttcactttctctctctctctggaagcAAGGGGCTACACTAACTCTGCTGAGTTCATAAAGGAGTAAGACTGCTGGGTGCGCCTGTCTTCTCTCCAGGACAGCAGACTCCGAGATCCTGCCCTCCAGCAGTTCATCGAGTTCCCCGCGGTCTTGTAGTTTGTTTCTTTCTAACTCATCTACGAGTGTGTACTCTCATTGCAAACCTGGCATCACAGCGATTAACTTTGCAGTTCAAGACGTCCACAGACTCCGTTGATTCTTTGTTTCATGTTGTATTCTTTAGTGTTTTCCTGTCACTTGTCAAATGTCGTCTTAGATCACTCCAAGAAAAAGCCTTtggttttgctgtttattttaacccAATGTTTTCACTCGCGTTATGTTCTGAGTCATGCTGTTCTTTAAAAAAGATTTACTGTGAACATTTTGCGCAGAGAGAACTTTGTTCAGGGTAACAGTTTAGAAGTTGTGCAACAAGATTTCTTTTTTAGGCTTTGGAATGAGTTTAAAACCAGAACTGTAAAAATATGACCTGCCTTTCAatcttattttttcatgtttttgattATTATACAATATCTGTCACTCTGATTGGACCTCCTAGATGCACAACTGTTTCTCCAGGTGATAAACAACCTCACGTCAGTGTTGAGACAAACCACCacaaacaacatacaaaaacacCCACAGCCAAGCTCTATTTAcataattaaacacattatttatccAAGTAAGGGTTGTAAATGCGAGTTAACATTTTTGGTCAAAACATCTGTTCACCAGACTGAACCGAAATGATTTTACGACGAGCATTAAAAGTCATGCTTGTATATTTCCTCAGAAGATTATTTCCTGCTTCAGGCTGCGATGCCCAACAGTAGCCAGGCTTGAGCGTGATAGGATCCTCAGTCATGGAAAAACTAAAGTTAATGATGCGTTGCTGCTACTCCCCCATAAGCAAAGGCAACGGGCCGGGATAGCATTGCCTCGCTTCCACCAATTAGCATTGAGGCAAAAAGAAAGAAGTGAAAGCTGAACACACACGGAGCAGCACACTGCTTCAGCTCCTTCCTTTAGCAGCGTGTGCCCTCAATCCCCAATGATACACACAGTGTGGGGCAGCACTGATGGGGTCCCATCTTAAACACCCTGGGTGTTTGCAAAGAAAACTGTCCGCCCCTTCGACCGAGCATGTTTCTGTCATTCCATGCAGCCCTGACGCACAAGAGTCAGAAACATCCAGCGCTTAGTCAGTATTTGGGACAGCACATCAAATAACAAGCCTCAGGGAAAAGGTGTGGGGGAAGGCAAAGCTTTCTTGAAGTTGCTTGCTTTCTTCCAGTTTATGCTGATGTTAAACGCTTTGTAAAGCACTTGTCTGGGGCAGTTTAAGCAGTGTCTGGGGCAGGTTAAAGCAGCTTTCTTTTAAGTTATAGAGCTGACAGTGCGAgcaagtctgtttcttttttcaagtatGCAAACAAGAAAAGCCCGCATTGCAATGATCTTGAATGGCAGTGCTGTATGTTGTACTCAACAGCGCCCTCCTGTAGGCTCCTCTCTCTGAAAGATGTTCTTGCTTGCAGGTTACGCATCATGATGAAACAGCTGGACAAGAAAGAGGTGGACTTCGAAGACATAAAGAAGAATCTGGAATACACGGCTTCTCTGCTAGAGGCAGTTTACATTGACGAGAACAGGTAACTGCTGCCATCTGGAGGATAAAATTGGAAATGACCCCAATTTGAAATAAGCCACCATCCTGGCCAGGGAGGGAAGCAGTTTCCATGTTCTGCAGTGTATATGGGAGGTTCAAAATGTAACAAGGAAGTGTaaatctatggccaaaagttttgcatcactagaattttaggattgagacataatttaaaaaaaaaaaactacatgaacataatttaaatattttattttatatcatgtaatgaaagaaactacaaaatgatatcgcaaaaagtgTACCGGAATTCATAACagcagatttcaaaatgtcacattcttatatttttgtgttttttgttaggtatatgcaaaactacaaagcggtatgtgattcaatatcttaacgtaacattattcaggaggtttcattcgacttcatgaagcaaaattagttcattctatagggtgatataAAACACTTGGTCAGAGCTGTTTGTGCAGCACACTGTCCAGGATTCAAACTGTCTCTGACATGTGTGATTGCAATGAAAGCTGATACACACAACCTGGGTTGCTCTTCACAGGCAGATCCTGGATATCGAAGATGACTTGCAGCAGCTCAGAGCGGACACAGTCCACTCGGAGGTTCGCGACTGGCTGTCCTCCACCTTCACCCACAAGGCCCTTTCCCCTGGCAAGCGGTCCGACGAGAAGCGCACATTCCGCAGCATTGTTCATGTTGTGCAGGCTGGCATCTTCGTGGAGAGGTGAGACTAatccaccccccaaaaaaacctgcCCGTCTGAGACAGACACAAGGGGGGCTGAGCTAGGGAGGACTTCCACATACTGGCCTAAGAGGTTGAGCTGTAGCCCCCACTGCAACTTTATCCTTCGGTTAACACTTGGGTTAAATATCCAGTTTTGTACCCTAATTTGCTCCCACCCAGTCAAGTTTCTCAGTTAGAAATCTACGATGAATCAATGAGTTGTCTCTCTTTGTTTGTGGTTCTTCCATCTGAGTTGTCTTCACTTCATTTTATTCTAACTGCAATCGTCTCATTTTGTTTCAGAATGTTTAAGAAAGCCTACTCTGCTGCCATTCCCAACCAGTCGTCTGCAGTGCTTCACTGCCTGAGGGTAAAGAAACTAGTGCCTCTTGCAAACCAGCAAGGAATACGTGCTAAAGGGTTTCAGGTGATAAAGGGGATTCGTAGCAGACAGGTCTTACTGTGTGTAGGATTTCATCATTGCTATTACTACTCTTATTATTACTGGGGACGCAATCTATCCGTCAGCTGTGCACGTGGTAACGGGGTGCATATATAAGGATGACAACAGCTTATCCACAGAATGGTTACTGGGGAGACCTGTATTTCAGAACGTAGACCGGTGGAACTTCGACATGTTTGCACTGAACTCGGCCAGCAGGGAGCGCTCTCTGAGGACCGTGGTCATCGAGCTCCTCACCCGATACGAGCTCAACAGCCACTTCAAGGTGACCTTTTGCATTCCTCCGTTTATTTCAGCTTTAAATGGCCAAGTGCGTCTCGTTACtcaaaatgcttcttttttttttgacagattcCAATCGCGTTCCTGATCTCCTTCCTCGATGATCTGGAGAGCGGATACAACAAGCACCGGAACCCATATCACAGCCAGGTCCACGCGGCCGACATCACTCAGACTGTCCACTGCCTTCTGCTGCGCACAGGCTTAGTGGTACCTGTCACTGTCCCTCTCCgaggggacgggggacgggggatgGGGGGTCatgtttaaaagttaaaagttttgcatcaactacaattttaggatcgagacaactaaaataaatacatttttatatatatatatatatatatatatatatatatatatatatacaaaactataaaacatcatttagatattttatttaccatcacgtaatcaaagaaattacacaatgagattgcaaaagtctaccggaagccataacagtagtacagtatttcatgtcagaatctcacatttttcaatttgtcagtttttcgttacgtatatggcaaactacaaagcggtatgtgattcaatatgttaacgtaacattgttcagtaggtttcatttcatgcaaaacttttggctgtagctgtacatCAACATTAACAGCTGGTTTGTGACTCTCCTGCAGAACTGGCTGAGCGAGCTGGAGATCCTTGCAGCGCTCTTTGCAGCTGCGATCCACGACTTTGAGCACACTGGCACCACCAACCCCTTCCACGTGCAGACCAGGTAAGGGACCCCGGCTCACGGCAGCCaagcccctctcctctccctctgatcTACATGTATGGGACAGCTACTCAAACTGCTCCAAATACCATCGACTGCCACTCTAAATCAGCTGACAGCTAGACATTCTCAACGTGCCTTTCACATAAACATGCTTTTCAGAAAGAGTATTTTTAGatcagtgggattttttttttttggaaagaaaacaagaaataaaatcaaCTCTCTGTAGAGATCAAGGTGAATGGGGTCCTAGATTTGGCTGACGTAGTTGCTCTTTGCCCAGCAAGCACAgactacatgtttttattaaaataaaaattctgtgCATAACACCAGAGCAAACCTGGGGATTGCATTGTGAATTGCATGGTCTACTTAAAGCACGTAGTAATAGCATCTGACTGAAACCACAGCAAGGCATGACAAAAACATGGCAAAGTACAGGACAGCATGGTAAAACAGAAAGAATTCCCAGAACACAGTTCTATATGATTTACTTCTGGCCCGgcaacatgtttttctttctcccAAAGAAAGCTTTCAAAAACAGCAAGGCTGGGCTGACCCCTTTCACCTCCCATTCCTGGGAAATGAAACAACGGCTTCAAGGGAGAGGAAGCGTCCCAAGTCCACAAGTCCACTCCTCCTGTCTGATTCTTCCATACTGTTTCTGTCAAGGTCCGATTATGCGATGATCTATAACGACCGCTCTGTCCTGGAAAGTCACCATGTGAGCGCAGCGTTTCGGCTCATGCAGGACGATGAGAGGAACATCTTCATCAACCTCTCCCGGGAGGAATGGAGGTAAAAGGCAGCAGTGAGTCCTGTACAGAAACGCACCACTCGGTCCCAAATCTGCTCAAACTGTTTATTCACTTTgtcaccacagagccagcacaggtacatctcactAGGAGGTCCGGTGGTCAAAGAAAatgggcttgataccaggaggtccccggttcaaatcccagctcagccactgactcactgtgtgtgaccctgagcaagtcacttaacctcccttgTGCTCcatcaccccctagtctctataagtcactttggataaatgtgtctgataaatgactaattattatttattaataataataataataatagtgcaagCACTACACAGAGAGACCCTAATAACCTGAAAAGGCACAACTATGGATATACTTAGATATTTTGCATTTAACACCAATATATGACCTTTTGATATTAGCTCAAACAGTGAGTGTGCTGTGCACTTTGTGCTAATCTCTCACTGGTTTGTGTTTagttgtgagtgtgtgcgtgtggtttTAGTCTGTGCCGCTCACACAGATAGTGGCGTTTTCAGTCTCGCTCACAATGCTGCCTGCCCGTGTCTGCAGGGAGCTGCGTAGTCTCGTCATCGAGATGGTTCTGGCAACGGACATGTCGACCCACCTCATGCAGGTCAAGTCCATGAAGACCTGTCTGCAGCAGCTGGACAGGTAAGAGGCGGGACACTGCTCTCCTGCGCTACAGatagcccccccaccccctccggCTTGACCCGCAGTCTGCTCTGTCCCTCCCCAGGATTGACAAACCCAAAGCTCTGTCCTTgctgctgcacactgcagataTCAGCCACCCCACCAAGCCCTGGGCTCTACACACTCGCTGGACCAAGGCCCTGATGGAGGAGTTCTTCAGGCAGGTAATCCCCTGGACCCAGCACCAATCTCTCCCTGAGCAGagtgcacagctatggccaaaggttttgcatcacccaacaaaatgaactaattttgctttgtcACATTCGAATGaaatctgttgaataatgttacgttaggatattgaattacataccgctttgtagttttccatatgcttaatgaaaaactgacaattgaaataatattaatctaacatgaaatgctgtactactgttatggctgcctgtagacttttgcaatagcattagtttatttgattacatgatgtaataaAAATCGaataattttaatttgttttttagtttttgtttttttttaaattatgtctcaatcctaaaattctaggtgatgcaaaacttttggccatagctgtacaattaGCTCATGTGCAAACAAGATAGGGTCATCTCAGACAGTCAGCAGTAACACTGAAATAACAGAATAAAAGTATAGGAATTATAACCGAGTACAATGTGacccagtggttttcaacctgtgtaCGTGTACCAATACAGGTACGTGACAGGTTTGCAACTGGTACGCACCGGCA is a genomic window containing:
- the LOC121311801 gene encoding calcium/calmodulin-dependent 3',5'-cyclic nucleotide phosphodiesterase 1B-like, with translation MAEFVRVRKKHLQAPIKRLRIMMKQLDKKEVDFEDIKKNLEYTASLLEAVYIDENRQILDIEDDLQQLRADTVHSEVRDWLSSTFTHKALSPGKRSDEKRTFRSIVHVVQAGIFVERMFKKAYSAAIPNQSSAVLHCLRNVDRWNFDMFALNSASRERSLRTVVIELLTRYELNSHFKIPIAFLISFLDDLESGYNKHRNPYHSQVHAADITQTVHCLLLRTGLVNWLSELEILAALFAAAIHDFEHTGTTNPFHVQTRSDYAMIYNDRSVLESHHVSAAFRLMQDDERNIFINLSREEWRELRSLVIEMVLATDMSTHLMQVKSMKTCLQQLDRIDKPKALSLLLHTADISHPTKPWALHTRWTKALMEEFFRQGDKEAELGLPFSPLCDRKTTLVAQSQIGFIDFIVEPTFSLLTDMAEKIVIPLVQENPSPPDSCKRLSFLWRESSRGLEWNQAHITAELRNFRSTWTRYTQQNKLKWKERAANKSADQSSIEELSLGEEEYSEEDAVQLCHKD